One segment of Channa argus isolate prfri chromosome 17, Channa argus male v1.0, whole genome shotgun sequence DNA contains the following:
- the chac1 gene encoding glutathione-specific gamma-glutamylcyclotransferase 1, which translates to MKPQDIITGKASLWIFGYGSLVWKPDFKYKRSTVGYIKGYKRRFWHGDNFHRGNDELPGRVVTLIEDDDESTWGMAFEVTGSQVEESLKYLNIRETVCGGYITKMVDFFPKEENQPAVQALVYIATSDNPLYLGPASPEEIGTQIIMCRGKTGHNLEYLLRLTAFMRSSCPHVEDHHLFSIEAAARSVVAQALALTNLIRKHTDTLH; encoded by the exons ATGAAGCCTCAAGACATAATCACCGGGAAAGCCAGTCTGTGGATCTTCGGGTACGGTTCACTGGTGTGGAAGCCTGACTTCAAGTACAAGAGGAGCACCGTCGGTTACATTAAAGGCTACAAGAGACGTTTTTGGCACGGAGATAACTTCCACCGCGGGAATGATGAGTTG ccCGGAAGAGTGGTGACGCTGATTGAAGACGATGAC GAGAGCACTTGGGGCATGGCATTCGAGGTGACAGGCTCTCAGGTTGAGGAGTCCCTGAAGTATCTCAATATACGTGAAACGGTCTGTGGTGGCTACATCACCAAAATGGTGGATTTTTTCCCCAAGGAAGAGAACCAACCTGCTGTTCAGGCGCTGGTGTACATCGCAACTTCCGACAACCCCCTCTACCTGGGGCCAGCCAGCCCAGAGGAGATCGGCACCCAGATCATTATGTGCAGAGGGAAGACAGGCCACAACCTTGAGTACTTGCTCAGGTTAACAGCGTTCATGAGAAGCAGCTGCCCACATGTAGAAGACCACCACCTCTTCTCAATCGAAGCGGCAGCGAGGTCCGTGGTAGCTCAAGCCCTTGCTCTCACTAATTTAATAAGAAAACATACAGATACACTACACTGA